The following proteins come from a genomic window of Lycium ferocissimum isolate CSIRO_LF1 chromosome 4, AGI_CSIRO_Lferr_CH_V1, whole genome shotgun sequence:
- the LOC132052006 gene encoding U11/U12 small nuclear ribonucleoprotein 25 kDa protein-like isoform X2 has product MEVLERDEEDVSPRSSFQRNGSPLSCVVPPFLLKDSISRKSLYYNKLPEEPLKLTVLKLDGSSYDIKVARNGTVAELKQAVESAFSHLPKTEPGNVSWSHVWGHFCLSYDGRKLLTDSDLLGTYRIKDGDKIQML; this is encoded by the exons ATGGAGGTTTTAGAGAGGGATGAAGAAGATGTTAGCCCAAGATCTTCATTTCAAAGGAATGGATCACCATTGTCTTGTGTAGTACCACCATTTTTGCTCAAAGATAGCATCTCCAGAAAGAGCTTGTATTACAACAAGCTACCTGAGGAGCCCCTCAAGCTCACTGTCCTCAAATTGGATGGCTCTTCCTATG ATATTAAAGTAGCAAGGAATGGGACAGTGGCAGAGCTGAAACAGGCGGTGGAATCTGCCTTCAGTCACTTGCCAAAAACAGAACCAGGCAACGTTTCATG GTCCCATGTATGGGGGCATTTTTGCTTGAGCTATGATGGACGGAAGCTACTTACTGATAGTGATCTGTTAGGAACTTATCGGATCAAGGATGGCGATAAG ATCCAAATGCTGTGA
- the LOC132052006 gene encoding uncharacterized protein LOC132052006 isoform X1 — translation MEVLERDEEDVSPRSSFQRNGSPLSCVVPPFLLKDSISRKSLYYNKLPEEPLKLTVLKLDGSSYDIKVARNGTVAELKQAVESAFSHLPKTEPGNVSWSHVWGHFCLSYDGRKLLTDSDLLGTYRIKDGDKLSFMQHVSISYNMVKTRSEREDLNKNEPSTSKCCESRQRRGEREDNHHQVDSLKKHQNTIHDSNRGVIANCESRLVHLFRGWLPYKLASPKRRIKGKNSASESHDGFLMDC, via the exons ATGGAGGTTTTAGAGAGGGATGAAGAAGATGTTAGCCCAAGATCTTCATTTCAAAGGAATGGATCACCATTGTCTTGTGTAGTACCACCATTTTTGCTCAAAGATAGCATCTCCAGAAAGAGCTTGTATTACAACAAGCTACCTGAGGAGCCCCTCAAGCTCACTGTCCTCAAATTGGATGGCTCTTCCTATG ATATTAAAGTAGCAAGGAATGGGACAGTGGCAGAGCTGAAACAGGCGGTGGAATCTGCCTTCAGTCACTTGCCAAAAACAGAACCAGGCAACGTTTCATG GTCCCATGTATGGGGGCATTTTTGCTTGAGCTATGATGGACGGAAGCTACTTACTGATAGTGATCTGTTAGGAACTTATCGGATCAAGGATGGCGATAAG CTCAGTTTTATGCAGCATGTCTCCATTAGTTACAATATGGTCAAAACGCGATCCGAGAGAGAGGACCTTAATAAAAATGAACCTAGCAC ATCCAAATGCTGTGAAAGCAGACAGCGGAGAGGTGAACGAGAAGATAATCACCATCAAGTTGACTCATTAAAGAAACATCAAAATACTATTCATGACAGCAATAGGGGTGTTATTGCCAATTGTGAATCGAGGTTGGTTCATTTGTTTAGAGGGTGGTTGCCATACAAATTGGCAAGCCCAAAAAGGAGAATAAAAGGGAAGAACAGTGCATCGGAATCACACGATGGTTTTCTCATGGACTGCTAA
- the LOC132052007 gene encoding ATP synthase subunit b', chloroplastic-like, with the protein MANMVMSSSKTLVTSSSSTIPPSPRFNLSLPQIPFPKLPLPKSPKSLKPLSLPSNLKSISVILASSLAIAPPSLAEEIEKASLFDFNLTLPIMMAEFLFLMFALDKIYFSPLGNFMDERDSSIKEKLSSVKDTSSEVKQLEDQANAIMKAARAEISAALNKMKKETQLEVEQKIGEGRKKVEAELQEALASLEKQKEETIKSLDSQIATLSDEIVKKVLPVSN; encoded by the coding sequence atggccAACATGGTGATGAGTTCCTCCAAAACCTTAGTCACTTCTTCATCCTCCACCATCCCACCATCTCCAAGATTCAACCTTTCCCTCCCTCAAATCCCTTTTCCAAAACTACCCCTCCCAAAATCACCAAAATCCCTCAAACCCCTCTCCCTCCCATCAAACCTCAAGTCCATTTCAGTCATTCTTGCAAGCTCACTAGCCATAGCACCACCTTCACTAGCAGAAGAAATAGAAAAAGCTTCTCTTTTTGACTTCAACCTTACACTCCCTATCATGATGGCTGAATTCCTTTTTCTCATGTTTGCTTTAGACAAGATTTACTTCAGCCCATTAGGGAACTTCATGGATGAAAGAGATTCTTCCATTAAAGAGAAACTGAGCAGTGTGAAGGACACATCTAGTGAAGTGAAGCAACTTGAAGATCAAGCTAATGCAATTATGAAGGCTGCAAGAGCTGAGATATCAGCAGCATTGAACAAGATGAAGAAGGAAACTCagttagaagttgaacagaAGATTGGTGAAGGAAGGAAGAAAGTTGAGGCTGAGTTACAAGAAGCTTTGGCTAGCTTGGAGAAACAAAAGGAAGAGACTATTAAGAGTCTTGATTCTCAGATTGCTACTCTTAGTGATGAAATTGTCAAGAAGGTCCTTCCTGTCAGTAACTAA
- the LOC132052008 gene encoding 14 kDa proline-rich protein DC2.15-like: MATLSSTIFILSLLIFATFTSACGPCEPKPNPTPKAPPVNPFCPRDTLKLGVCGNLLGLVNVALGSQVTSPCCTLLEGLADLEVAACLCTAIKANVLGIVKLDIPVALSALVSACAKKVPTGFKCG, from the coding sequence ATGGCCACCCTCTCCTCCaccattttcattctttccctTCTCATTTTTGCCACATTCACTAGTGCTTGTGGTCCATGTGAGCCAAAGCCTAACCCTACACCAAAGGCACCCCCAGTGAACCCCTTTTGCCCAAGGGACACATTGAAGCTTGGTGTTTGTGGTAACCTCCTTGGTCTTGTAAATGTTGCACTTGGTAGCCAAGTGACAAGCCCTTGTTGCACATTGCTTGAAGGTttggctgatttggaagttgcAGCTTGCCTTTGCACTGCCATTAAGGCTAATGTGCTTGGGATTGTCAAGTTGGATATTCCTGTTGCACTTAGTGCTTTGGTTAGTGCTTGTGCTAAGAAAGTTCCCACTGGTTTCAAGTGTGGTTAA